A region from the Paenarthrobacter aurescens genome encodes:
- a CDS encoding TetR/AcrR family transcriptional regulator, with product MPDAVASVAPAPVAPAAAERRPGRPRDTALETTVLSAAVELLLERDTRDVTISAITERSGVSRAALYRRWSSREELLAAALDSVRSSIGLKRGSTTLETILASYEEAATDVDGTVGALVKKRIAMGLENDHLRALSWERHVSRRREPIAEEIRCGISSGELSPDVDVEAMIDLINGLYYYQFVVRAPGTDANNLEATRKRVRNAVTLVWEGALRR from the coding sequence ATGCCTGATGCCGTGGCTTCTGTGGCTCCCGCTCCGGTGGCTCCTGCTGCTGCTGAGCGGCGGCCCGGCCGGCCACGCGACACCGCACTGGAAACCACGGTCCTGTCCGCCGCGGTGGAGCTATTGCTGGAACGGGACACGCGGGATGTGACAATTTCTGCCATCACGGAACGTTCTGGCGTTAGCCGTGCCGCACTGTACCGGCGTTGGAGCAGCCGCGAGGAACTCCTGGCCGCGGCCTTGGACAGTGTCCGTTCCAGCATTGGCCTCAAGCGTGGGAGCACCACCCTTGAGACCATCCTGGCCTCGTACGAGGAAGCGGCAACCGATGTGGATGGCACTGTGGGCGCGCTGGTGAAGAAGCGCATCGCCATGGGCCTGGAGAACGATCACCTCCGCGCCCTGTCCTGGGAGCGGCACGTTTCCCGGCGCCGCGAACCCATCGCCGAGGAAATCAGGTGCGGCATCAGCTCCGGCGAGCTTTCGCCGGACGTGGATGTGGAGGCCATGATCGATCTCATCAACGGACTGTATTACTACCAGTTCGTGGTGCGGGCACCTGGGACCGACGCCAATAACCTCGAAGCCACGCGCAAGCGCGTGCGCAACGCGGTAACCCTTGTGTGGGAGGGCGCGCTGCGGCGGTAA
- a CDS encoding tyrosine-protein phosphatase: METLDLAPVNLRDLGGLPVSGGTVRPGVLLRSDDVSVMPAAFAQQMIDDGVTSVIDLRSAEEALMTGRGPLTVPGVNYHHLALTASVSSPEDISHEMMSAATTPEHVGAWYANLLETQARQLALGVTLVAMGEGATVFHCAAGKDRTGVFAAVVLSALGATPATISADYAVTATRLPQLFPRLRAIMGGLMPDRVLDEEAIKGMGAMMGAHAESMEAMQRILVERHGSVLEPIRHAGLSEATIAMLRERLVVDDA; this comes from the coding sequence TTGGAAACTCTCGATCTCGCTCCCGTCAACCTGCGCGACCTCGGCGGCCTGCCCGTTTCCGGTGGCACCGTCCGCCCCGGCGTGCTGCTCCGCAGCGACGACGTCTCCGTGATGCCCGCAGCTTTCGCCCAACAAATGATCGACGACGGCGTCACCTCCGTGATCGACCTTCGCTCGGCTGAAGAAGCACTTATGACCGGCCGTGGCCCCTTGACGGTACCCGGGGTGAACTATCACCACCTCGCGTTGACCGCCTCGGTATCCTCGCCCGAGGACATCAGCCACGAAATGATGTCCGCAGCCACCACACCTGAGCACGTTGGGGCGTGGTACGCGAACCTGCTGGAAACCCAAGCCCGGCAATTGGCTCTCGGCGTCACCCTGGTAGCCATGGGCGAGGGTGCAACCGTCTTCCATTGCGCGGCAGGTAAGGACCGTACGGGAGTGTTCGCCGCCGTCGTGCTTTCAGCTTTGGGAGCCACGCCGGCAACCATCTCCGCAGACTACGCAGTGACGGCCACCCGCCTGCCCCAGTTGTTCCCCCGGCTCCGGGCGATCATGGGCGGGCTCATGCCGGACCGGGTCCTGGATGAGGAAGCCATCAAGGGCATGGGCGCCATGATGGGGGCGCACGCGGAATCGATGGAGGCCATGCAGAGGATCCTCGTGGAGCGGCATGGAAGTGTGCTGGAACCAATTCGGCACGCGGGTCTGTCGGAGGCCACCATTGCAATGCTTCGCGAACGACTGGTGGTTGACGATGCCTGA